The sequence GCCATAATGATGTGTGTAGTCATGGCGGACTGTCCTCACACCATCGGGGTGGAGTTTGGGACGAGGATCATGGAGGTCCACGGTCAGAAGGTGAAGCTGCAGATCTGGGACACGGCCGGTCAGGAGCGCTTCAGGGCCGTCACCAGGTCGTATTACAGAGGGGCCGCCGGGGCACTCATGGTGTACGATATCACCAGGTACtgacgaggacgaggagggaggggtgggggtttTATGGAGCATGATGTTCATACAACTTCGAATTTTGTGATGaataactttgtttttgtttgatcttttcttctgtttgtgtttaggAGAAGCACTTATAATCACTTGAGTAGCTGGTTGACAGACGCCAGGAACCTGACCAACCCAAACACAgtgagtaaacacacacacacacacacacacacacaatccagcCAGGTTTTTCTAGTGTCCGTGATATAGTCAattaaaaccactgcagcattTGAGATTTCACACACAAGAGGACATCAGATGGTGCTAATTTAAGGTCTTTTGACCGCCCTGGCACACCTACCTGAAAGCGTGTTCTCCAAAAAAATGGTCCAAGGCTCCAATTTTGTCCCAGCGTTGGTGtgaccctctctctctgtttaaatGGCGGCTTGCATACAACTTCAAGGTGTGTACCATCACATTATTTCCACCTTAAGTTGGTACAACCATTTTGCAAGTCAGTCCAATTTTCCACAGTAGCAGCTGTGCAAGCCTGCTTCAGCTCGCTCTTTACAACCAGCAAGTAGTATTGAGGTATTGGGGCACCAACATGATCAGCGTGGATGTATTatcagctcctccatctctcttctttGACCTCCTTTttgcctctttttgttttggttggtCAAAGCCAGGCGACCACTTCATACCTCTACCactgtaattttaaaaaatgcttccCCTTCTGCCGTCATCGCCTCATTGAAATCATCACTGGAGGCAGCAAGTTAAAATCATGTTgactttgtttcatttcaaagaaCCTTTAGATATTTCAGGTAATTTATTTTCAACTGTATGCATGATTTGTGCTGACAAATCTCCATATTTTAATCTCTAGTATAGTTTGAGCGGTAGACTCTTTGTCCTGTATAGTTtctcacatatatatatgtgtgtgtgtttgtccaggtGATCATTCTGATTGGTAACAAGGCCGATCTGGAGGCTCAGAGAGACGTGACGTATGAGGAGGCCAAACAGTTTGCTGAAGAAAATggtgagaagtgtgtgtgtgtgattatattgtatgtaatgtgtgtgtaaacagtaaaaagaaaagtgaaaatataaattagGCTAAAAGCAGCACATCAGGTTGACTGTGATCtctgtttcttgttgtttggCAGGTTTGCTGTTTCTAGAGGCCAGCGCTAAGACGTAAGTACACACAGACTGCTTCCATCAACATCGCACACAGTCGTGTAGCTGAGGTGGATGGTTTCCCAGTTTCATCACCATGATGAAACCAGATGAAAATCACCAGAtgaaaatcacacaaacacactaaaaaacaAAGTATGCTAGTAAGTGACAAACACCCACAGATGTTGCACATTTGAGGTCTTAGCGTCCAAAATTTTGTACCTGATCTGAAACAGACCCTTTAAAAACATACCGGAACCCAACTTGTAAAACTTTGTctaattttcaaaacaataaTTGACCCAATTTAGGAAAAAAGGGTCATGAGGGCAGTTGGATCCTGTCAGAATAGACCTGAGGTTCTttgtacatatgacaataaagtcCTAAAACCTGCGGAGTGTCTACTTGCACCTGAATAGCCAGATAGCCGCTATTTGGCTATTTACGCCTGGTCTGTTCACTCACTATAAAATGGTTTAGTCACaggacattttttatttgaaaatgtatatattttaggtttcttttctctttaaataaTCAGTTTTCAGTCgctgtttggttaggtttagacacaGAAACTACTTGGGTAAGATCAGGAAAAGATCATGATTTGGGCTAAAAGATTAAGTCTACTACAAATAGAAATGTTAGgatacattaaacacaaaataaactctTTCCATCAAATAGCCACATCGGCTGCTTACACCCGGGAGGAAGTGGTGTTCTTGACTACTGACACccgggtgcaaatagcatctgcctaaAAACATATGCATGTATAACAGTTCTTATTGTTTATTTGCACTTTAATCATTCTCCTCAGAGGGGAAAACGTGGAGGAGGCCTTCCTGGAAGCAGCAAAGAGAATTTACCAGAACATCCAAGATGGCAGTCTGGACCTGAACGCTGCCGAGTCGGGAGTCCAGCACAAACCGTCGGCGCCACAGGGAGGCCGCCTCAATGCCGACAGCCAGCCGGCCAAAGAGGGTTGCAGCTGCTAACGTCAGACGGAAACTACAGACCCATCacacggacggacggacggacggagaCAGACAGATTCGTACACACCACCTCTCCACCAGGCACCAACATGCATCGTCTAGCAAGAGTGCGTCAAACAGGATCAGCTGGATTACAGTTAACATAACAGTGGCACAGTCCAACCGCCTGTTATCAAATCCAGATCTCAGTTCAGTATCAAAAACAAGAGTCAAATATCCTACATCCAATCAAACGTTTACCAGCTTTGGTTAAATCAGGACACCCTCAACCAAATCAAGAACCCTCAAATATCTAGATGACCTCTGGATCCGTCTCAAATTCAGCACAGTGTCGGATAATTCCCAGATCAGGACCATCATAGACCTGTCTGAGCAAAAGAATTCCCTCAGCATAAATCCCAACAACTCTTGGTCCACGCTTGGATCACGCTGGGTCTCGTTCCAACTCGCTCACCATGCCACAATCCAGACTTCCTTCTGCTCACATCCAGGCACGTTTGGGGCAAACCTATGCCAATCCTGACACAGAAACCTGACCTGTCTACTCCAAGTCTGGAGTGGTGTTGGCCAGATTTAAGCAAGGGTTGTCTAACACCTTTAGACTACCGCCTCCAGAATGCAAAGCAACCATCTCTAAAGTGGCAAATAAGATATAAGGCTCAAATTTGGACTAGTTTAGAACCTAAATCTTGGTTTCACCAAAACTGGTTGTCTCTTCTAAGTCTGGACATGGGAGATCCACAGCCTTGGCTTAAGCTTGGCCACACCTAGTCCAAATTTAGGCTacattaacccttgtatggtgtttgggtctgtgggacccgtttttatttttattttttttaagagaatGACATGCTTGGCTCCAACTATGGCCAGTCTGGACTGATTTTAACCCCAGAATATAACAGCCCCAAGCCCAGAATACCTTCTTTCCCCAAGACTGGACTCCCTTTTGGACCACATTTCCTCCATTTATGGACTAAAATGGGTCCAAATTTGAGCCCCTGGTCACAAATGAGATACACAGATTACCCAGCAGACCAATGAAGATGCAAGACTCAAATTGCAATGGACAGATCTTAGGCCTACGCTTAGGATTGACCACCTCGACCGCTTTCAGCTCACATCCAGGCACACTTGACCCAAAGGTAGGCCTGGACCACCCTCCAAACCCAGTCTCTTCCAAATCTGAAGTCCTTTCGACGGGTAGTTCAGATCTGGTTGGCCCTCAAATTTGGACTGCCCTTGTCCCAAACGCAAAACAACCATGACTCAAGAAGACAAATACAGATACAAGGCTCATATTTGGACCAACCTACAGCCAGAATCTGATCTAGACTTCCCCAAAATGCAGATCATCCTAATTCCAATGGGACATCATAATCCAGAGCCACGACTCAAGATGGACTGTCCTTGGTTCACCTTGACACTGCCTTCTACCCATATCCAGGCTTTCTTGGACCAGACGAAGACCAAGCTGGACCATACTAAGCCCAGAATAGGACGGTGCCTATTCCAGCAGCAGACAACCATTGACCCAAGGCAGGCAAACTTGGAACTACCTTCATCCCAAAAGTCCCAGTTAAAATACTGAAATTCGGACAAACCTACCAACCACATCTGCCAACTTCACTAAAATGCAGATCACCAAAGTTCGAACTCCAGACATTCCTATGGACAGATTTACAGTCTCGACTCAAGTTGGACTGCTCTCCAGATCTTAAAATCTAGACCATGGGATCAAATTTAGCTATAATCTGATCTGCTATAAACCCAGATCGTCCTAACGCCCAGTTCTGACATTCACCCTTTGATATGAACTTTGGAATTTATAGTCGTACTTATATgtacttgtatgtgtgtgctatACTAtcgtttgtttttctgttgaaaaagtttttaaaattcatACGTAAAGATCATAAATTCTAACACAGAGTGGCCTCGACATCTGAGCACCATTACACCATGTTAGATCAGAAGACACATTTACACTGTAGTTGTTGATCTGGACCTTTTTGAAACTTGTTCTTGTGGTCAAATGCGTCGCTGGAGGTGTATTCACACCTGGAGGTGATGATGTGATTTAACTTAATTTTAGGAATGTAGGTTAAAGGGGCACTCCGCTAATTGATGGAGGAGCTTTCTAAGGTCTGCAACAGTTTAAAGGACGAGGGCATTCGCCAGGCACCATGGGTCCACCGAAAGAAGCTAAGATTTTAAAGTTTGACCCATATTATGCACTAAAATTAGGATATCTTAGCCTTTTGATAAGCCTGTCTTCAATATGTCACTCACCAGTTCCCCAACTTTATGAAGTGCAAAACTAAAAGCCTTAATGTACTTCAGAAAATAATTTTGCATGACGTGTTCGCTCAGCCACAATTAAATCACTTGAGTGCCCCTTTAATCCCGGCAGGAAGGAACGTAAACggaaaagactgaaaaataacGTGAGGACAGAGTTAGGATCTCAGTATACAGAGAcccacatataaacacacatgtacatgcaaaTATAAGTTTTATACATGCAGAACATCAATACGCGCATTCAGAAAAAAGAGATGGACTTGAACGCCAGGACCCCACCAGACCAAATTTACCTGAATGTTATTTAGACTCATCCTTACGTGGGTCCTGGGTCAGTTCTGGGTGTTTATTGGGAAGCAAGCAGACCCTTAAAGATCTCTAACAATCACATATTCACAGACAGGAACCCCAAACCCACCATCGCTGCAACTCCACactttgccttttttaaaaaaatctatagtATCTTAACcaaataactttatttgaggCGATTTTGAATATTCTGTATTCTGAATAATTGTTCTGTGAGAAGAGAAAGTAACTGAgctgatgaaggtggtgatgaagaAAAAATGATTTACCTGAACCAGAATGTCACTACTGGTCCCTCAGTGGATCATAAGTTCAGGATAgacttttattaaaatgttcttgttaatataaatttttttttttctaacgTGTTTCCAAATATATCACAGTTCCTCCTAATGGCCATTTTTTTGCGTCCCTCCTGGTTAAATGCATATTGAGGGAAGAAAAAAGTGGAAGCAATGCAaattcttttaatttatttgcctgtttgttttgtttggcttCCTTTTTAACGTCAGGCCGGGATTACACTGTCTTACTCCGCCATAGTACGTGTAGAAACTAAATATTGGTTAGCTCTGCAGAAGTTATGAAGCAAATTATCTGTGTGTAAGAgtaacaaaatatatatatattacagtccatatcttaaagaaatattctgatattttatGAAATGTGATTAATTATGCCTTccaacaaaatgtcagacttttCCTTTAAGTATGATTTTAAGGTTCAACTCAAAATGCCCGAGCCTTGATATCCTGAAGTGCTTTAAAGTTTCGTCTACTGTCACTAACCGTCAGTCATCAACTAGATGATCAAGTGTAATATTACTTCACGGTGTTTTGAGTGTGATGCTGGCGCTACGTGCACCAGATATCCCCGACTATCGAGGATTATGTTCCTTAAAAAGCATTCCAGCGCTAATTAGCTACAAAACAGAAATGCACcactattttttttcccaacgCAAGTTTGCCATAACCACGTTCTGAGCTGACAGCGCTCATTTGAACTAATTGTTGTTTTCCACATCCgctgaaaaggcaaagaaagcaaaacattACCTAGCTAGTTCACAAAATAAGTATTTCACAATATATATAGCTAAAATATCTGTGACAGGATAAATTAGCTTAGAATCAGTGTAGCGGttagcaagctagctagctaacatcgCTAATCAGGAAAGATACCAATAattgtattaatatttatagCGACACGAGTAAAGACACAGTTCTTTGTATGTTTAGtgacacattttctgttgtgtgttAGCATGAATACAGAATGATTTGTCTCTGATTAGAGATGCTGCTAGCTAACAGTAGCTTGCTAACTTGCTAAGCTTGCTAGCTAAGGTCATTTACCCCAATTTGAAGTGAGGCGCAGGTGTTGTGGCCAATGCTGTTAAACACTTTTGTTGTGAGCTAATTAGTGAatgttagttttgttttctttgcattttcagCAGACATGCAAAACAATAGCGTTAGCGCGGTAAAATCCTTTCATATTAGCGTTGTGGCGGAAGTACGCTGGAAAAAGTTAAGACGCCAGAAACACCAACGATGTAGCTCtgcaaaactttattttattttttactattttaaatATGTTGAAGATTCGTTGATTTTTGTGGTCACTAGAGagaaaaaataccaaaacaagCTGACAATTGCGCGCACAGTCTAACATGAAGTGTTTCAGTAATTTgattgtgttttaaaaggaaaCTGATGAATGCAGCTTTGACCTGATatgattctgtttttgttctctgaTGGATGAACCTCAGATTCACACTAAATTAATCAGCTGTTCAGTGTTTAAGCTGTAAAAATAATATTCAGCGATTTAAGTTTAAACACCAGGAAGAATTTGGAGATTTTAAAAGCCTGAGAATTGTTTCCTCCTCGAGACCCAAACGAGTCCCAGAA comes from Pempheris klunzingeri isolate RE-2024b chromosome 7, fPemKlu1.hap1, whole genome shotgun sequence and encodes:
- the LOC139203804 gene encoding ras-related protein Rab-14-like, with the translated sequence MTAAPYNYSYIFKYIIIGDMGVGKSCLLHQFTEKKFMADCPHTIGVEFGTRIMEVHGQKVKLQIWDTAGQERFRAVTRSYYRGAAGALMVYDITRRSTYNHLSSWLTDARNLTNPNTVIILIGNKADLEAQRDVTYEEAKQFAEENGLLFLEASAKTGENVEEAFLEAAKRIYQNIQDGSLDLNAAESGVQHKPSAPQGGRLNADSQPAKEGCSC